A genomic stretch from Bos javanicus breed banteng chromosome 3, ARS-OSU_banteng_1.0, whole genome shotgun sequence includes:
- the LOC133245235 gene encoding large ribosomal subunit protein uL23-like: MTWFLIRNCRGQLFTKTAPNLKKEAPAPPKAQAKALKAKKAVLKGVHSHKRETIRASPSIGQKHCSSGGSPNVLGGALPGVTSLTTMPSSSSPTTKSALRKTEETNAAEFTVGLKASKHQAKHAVKRL; the protein is encoded by the coding sequence ATGACAtggtttctcatcagaaactgCAGAGGCCAGCTCTTCACAAAGACAGCGCCAAACTTGAAGAAGGAAGCCCCCGCCCCTCCCAAAGCCCAAGCCAAGGCCCTGAAGGCCAAGAAAGCAGTGCTGAAAGGTGTCCACAGCCACAAAAGAGAGACGATCCGGGCGTCACCTTCCATTGGCCAAAAACACTGTAGCTCAGGAGGAAGCCCAAATGTCCTTGGAGGAGCACTCCCAGGAGTAACAAGCTTGACCACTATGCCATCGTCAAGTTCCCCCACCACCAAGTCAGCcctgaggaaaacagaagaaaccAATGCAGCGGAGTTCACTGTGGGTCTCAAGGCCAGCAAGCACCAAGCTAAACACGCCGTGAAGAGGCTCTAA